One genomic region from Bradyrhizobium icense encodes:
- a CDS encoding PRC-barrel domain-containing protein, which produces MSAIDMIAITIIVTVAILTAPSYARSPMKNWYAAAAGTDGAPSSALEGPTSFVPPGTLRFRAYVPGTTDLRISDVVGLEVYNLRNEKIGLIVDVMLGSSQIVKGFVINVGGFLGMGNHNIAVTSRSILLLRRGGKLDRALVDVTRETLRKSEPFEFPAAEGSRRAVSDTPPGTRQALDF; this is translated from the coding sequence ATGTCAGCCATTGATATGATAGCAATCACCATTATCGTCACGGTCGCAATTTTGACGGCTCCCTCCTATGCCAGGTCTCCGATGAAGAATTGGTACGCAGCGGCGGCCGGCACGGATGGCGCGCCAAGCAGTGCCTTGGAGGGACCGACTTCATTCGTCCCGCCAGGCACGTTGCGTTTCAGAGCCTATGTCCCCGGTACGACAGACCTTCGAATCTCTGATGTTGTGGGATTGGAGGTGTATAACCTGCGCAACGAAAAGATCGGCCTGATCGTGGACGTTATGCTAGGGAGCAGTCAGATCGTGAAGGGCTTCGTCATCAACGTCGGCGGATTCCTTGGCATGGGAAATCACAACATCGCGGTGACCTCGAGGTCCATCCTGCTTTTGAGGCGGGGTGGCAAGCTCGACCGGGCATTGGTTGACGTGACGAGGGAGACTCTCAGGAAATCGGAGCCGTTCGAATTTCCCGCGGCGGAGGGCTCTCGGCGCGCGGTTTCAGACACTCCGCCCGGCACCCGGCAAGCCTTGGACTTCTGA
- a CDS encoding response regulator transcription factor, giving the protein MVSIRVVLADDHPVVLAGMKALLDGMEDITVVGEATTGPGVLKILRETGPDIAVLDISLPEINGLKLAEMIAVDFTEVKILALTVHEDRAYVRPMLKAGAKGYLLKRSAADELVRAIRAIAGGGVYLDPAIAETVIPSAPADHAPGSSQLVELSQRETEVLQMISRGLSNKEIAGRLDISVKTVETHKARALEKTGLRTRADIVRYGVAHRWLDDL; this is encoded by the coding sequence GTGGTGTCAATAAGAGTCGTGCTTGCTGACGACCATCCCGTGGTGCTTGCCGGCATGAAAGCGTTGCTCGATGGGATGGAGGACATCACAGTTGTTGGCGAAGCGACGACAGGCCCAGGCGTCCTGAAAATCCTTCGGGAAACCGGACCTGATATCGCCGTGCTTGATATTTCGCTGCCCGAAATCAACGGGCTCAAGCTTGCAGAAATGATCGCCGTTGACTTTACCGAGGTCAAGATTCTCGCGTTGACGGTGCACGAGGATCGCGCCTATGTCCGGCCGATGCTGAAGGCCGGTGCCAAGGGATATCTGCTGAAGCGATCAGCGGCCGACGAACTCGTGCGAGCGATCCGGGCGATCGCGGGGGGAGGCGTATACTTGGACCCTGCGATTGCCGAAACGGTTATTCCTTCTGCTCCAGCCGATCATGCCCCGGGTAGCTCTCAGCTAGTTGAACTCAGCCAGCGGGAAACCGAAGTTTTGCAGATGATTTCACGGGGCTTGAGCAACAAGGAGATCGCGGGCCGCCTCGATATCAGTGTGAAGACGGTGGAAACTCACAAGGCCCGGGCTCTCGAAAAGACGGGTCTTCGAACGCGCGCCGACATCGTGCGCTATGGAGTTGCGCATCGGTGGCTCGACGACCTGTGA